In Cervus elaphus chromosome 5, mCerEla1.1, whole genome shotgun sequence, the following proteins share a genomic window:
- the LOC122693418 gene encoding olfactory receptor-like protein DTMT yields the protein MTGRNQNVVSEFLLLGLPIESEHRNLFYTLFLAMYVTTILGNLLIIILIYLDPHLHTPMYLFLSNLSFSDLCFSSVTMPKLLQDMQSQDLSISYAGCLTQMYFFLFFADLEDFLLVAMAYDRYVAICFPLHYTTIMSPRLCSFLVVLSWVLTTVPAMLYTLLMARLCFCADNVIPHFFCDMSALLKLSCSDTQINEMVIFVVGGLIIVLPFLLIIMSYARIIFSILKVPSVKGICKAFSTCGSHLTVVSLFYGTIIGLYLCPSANNSTVKETVMAMMYTVVTPMLNPFIYSLRNRDMKGALRRVFCKKKFHFFL from the coding sequence ATGAcaggaagaaatcaaaatgttGTCTCAGAGTTCCTTCTGCTGGGACTACCCATCGAGTCAGAGCATCGAAACCTGTTCTACACCCTGTTCCTGGCCATGTACGTTACCACCATCCTGGGGAACCTTCTCATCATCATCCTCATTTACCTGgacccccacctccacacaccCATGTATTTGTTTCTCAGTAACctgtctttctctgacctctgcttctccTCTGTCACAATGCCCAAATTGCTTCAGGACATGCAGAGCCAAGACCTGTCCATCTCTTATGCTGGCTGCCTGACACAAATGtacttctttctgttctttgcaGACCTGGAGGACTTCCTCCTTGTggccatggcctatgaccgctacgtggccatctgctTCCCCCTGCACTACACCACCATCATGAGCCCCAGGCTCTGttccttcctggtggtgctgtCCTGGGTGCTGACCACGGTCCCTGCCATGTTATACACCTTGCTCATGGCCAGACTGTGTTTTTGTGCAGACAATGTGATCCCCCACTTTTTCTGTGACATGTCTGCTCTGCTGAAGCTGTCCTGCTCTGACACTCAAATTAATGAGATGGTGATATTTGTCGTTGGAGGACTCATTATTGTCCTGCCATTCCTACTCATCATCATGTCTTATGCACGAATTATTTTCTCTATCCTTAAGGTCCCTTCTGTCAAGGGCATCTGCAAAGCCTTCTCTACCTGTGGCTCCCACCTCACTGTGGTGTCCCTGTTTTATGGGACAATCATTGGTCTCTACTTATGTCCATCAGCTAATAATTCTACTGTTAAGGAGACTGTGATGGCTATGATGTACACTGTGGTgacccccatgctgaaccccttcatctacagcctgaggaacagaGACATGAAGGGAGCTCTGAGAAGAGtcttttgtaaaaagaaatttCACTTCTTTCTATGA
- the LOC122693419 gene encoding olfactory receptor-like protein DTMT has protein sequence MTGRNQTIISEFLLLGLPIESEHRNLFYTLFLAMYVTTVVGNLLIIILICLDPHLHTPMYLFLSNLSFSDLCFSSVTMPKLLQDMQSQDPSISYPGCLIQMYFFLFFGDLEDFLLVAMAYDRYVAICFPLHYTTVMSPRLCLFLLVLPWVLTTFHAMLHTLLMARLHFCADNVIAHFFCDMSALLKLSCSDTRVNELVIFITGGLILVIPFLLIITSYTRIVSSILKVPSARGIRKAFSTCGSHLTVVSLFYGTVIGLYLCPSANNSTVKETVMAMMYTVVTPMLNPFIYSLRNRDMKGALGRVLCRKKAPFSL, from the coding sequence ATGACAGGAAGGAATCAAACTATTATCTCAGAGTTCCTCCTGCTGGGACTGCCCATCGAGTCAGAGCATCGAAACCTGTTCTACACCCTGTTCCTGGCCATGTACGTTACCACCGTCGTGGGGAACCTTCTCATCATCATCCTCATTTGCCTGgacccccacctccacacaccCATGTATTTGTTTCTCAGTAACctgtctttctctgacctctgcttctccTCTGTCACAATGCCCAAATTGCTACAGGACATGCAGAGCCAAGACCCGTCCATCTCTTATCCTGGCTGCCTGATACAAATGtacttctttctgttctttggcGACCTTGAGGACTTCCTCCTTGTggccatggcctatgaccgctacgtggccatctgctTCCCCCTGCATTATACCACCGTCATGAGCCCCAGGCTCTGTCTCTTCCTGCTGGTGCTGCCCTGGGTGCTGACCACGTTTCATGCCATGTTGCACACCCTGCTCATGGCCAGGCTGCACTTTTGTGCAGACAATGTGATTGCCCACTTTTTCTGTGACATGTCTGCTCTGCTGAAGCTGTCCTGCTCTGACACTCGAGTTAATGAGCTGGTGATATTTATCACGGGAGGGCTCATTCTTGTGATCCCCTTTCTACTCATCATCACGTCCTACACTCGAATTGTGTCCTCCATCCTCAAGGTCCCTTCTGCGAGGGGTATCCgcaaggccttctccacctgtggctcccacctCACTGTGGTGTCCCTGTTTTATGGGACAGTTATTGGTCTCTACTTATGCCCATCAGCTAATAATTCTACTGTTAAGGAGACTGTGATGGCTATGATGTACACTGTGGTgacccccatgctgaaccccttcatctacagcctgaggaacagaGACATGAAGGGAGCTCTGGGAAGAGTCCTTTGTAGGAAAAAAGCTCCCTTCTCTTTGTGA